TGGACGATCGTTTGCCCGAACTGGGCGACCTCGAGCGTGAGGTCATGCAATTGGTTTGGGCCCACGGTCCGGTGACGGCCGAGGTCGTGCGTGAGCGGCTGCCGCGGCGTCTGAAGGAGTCCACCGTCCGCACCGTGCTGCGCCGGCTGGAGGAAAAGGGCTATGCGCGGCACACCGTGGACGGACGCACCTACGTCTATCACGCGGCCGAGCCGCGCGCCCGCGTGGCGGCCAAAGCCGTGCAGCGCATCGTCGACTGGTTCTGCAACGGCTCGATCGAGGAAGTCCTCGTCGGCATGGTGGACAACGCGATGCTCGACCAGCAGCAATTGCGCACGCTGGCCGATCAGGTGGCCAAGGCGAAGAAGGCGAGGGGAGTGAAGAAAGAATGATCGCAACTCTGGCGGAGGCGGCGCTGCGCTCCTTTGTGCTGGGAGGCGTCGTCTGGTTCGGTCTCAACCTGTTTCGCGTGCGCAATCCGCACGTCCACATGACGGCCTGGGTCGTCGTGCTCCTGGCATCGCTGGCGATGCCCTTCGTCATGCACTGGCCGACGCTCACCATTGCGCGGTTGCCCGTGCCAACCGTGATGCCGGACGATCTCTGGCCGGCTGACATCTCGATGCTGGAAACGCCGCAGCCGGCGCTGCCGGTTGCGACCGGCACTCCGGTCGCACCGCCGCCGAAGAGCGGCCCGTCGATCGACTGGTGGCTGGTGGCAACGATCGTCTATGCCGGCGTTGCCGGCCTGCTGTTGCTGCGGCTGTTCGTTGGACTCTTCCTGACCTGGCGCCTGGCACGCGCGGCGAAGCCGATGGGCTGTCCGCAGATGATCGGTGCCGACGTTCGTATCAGCCGCAACGTCGGCGGTCCCGTCACCTTCGGATCGACCATCCTGGTGCCGCCGCAATTCGCCGGCTGGGATGCGAAGAAGCGCCTTGCGGTGCTGGCGCATGAGGGCGCGCATGTCGCCAATTGCGATTTCTATGTCCTCTTGCTCGCCGCGCTCAACCGCGCGGTGTTCTGGTTCAGTCCTTTCTCCTGGTGGCAGCTCGCGCGTCTGGCCGAGCTCGCCGAGATCATCAGCGACGCCGAGGCGATCGAAGTCATCGACGACCGCCTGTCCTACGCCGAAATCCTGCTCGACGTCGCAACATCCGTGAAGCCGCGGCCGGTGGAGCTCGCGATGGCGCGGGCCTCGACCGTCCGTGCCCGCGTCGAGCGTATCATCGCGGCGGCTGCGCTGCCGGTGGCAGTCGGCTGGCGCAAGCGGCTGTGGATCGCGGCAGCGATCGTGCCGGCCGTGATCGTGTCGACCGGCATGATCGCCTATCGCACGCCCGATCCGGTGCCCGCTGTCGCCGATCTCGGCGAGGCGCCGGCCCAGCACTACCGCCCCTTCGTCAATTTCTACGCGATGGGCCCCGCCTCGGTGTTTGCGATTTTCCGCGAGGGCGATGAGCTGTACGGACAGATCACCGGGCAGCGCAAGCTGCGGCTGACGGTCGCCAGCGACGGCACGGCATCCTACCCGGCTTCGTTCGGCGAGATCACGTTCCTGCTCGATGCGGAACGCCGCTCGTCCGAACTGACGCTGCATTTCAACGGCCGTGACGTGCGCGCTTCCCGCATTGCGGAGGTGCCGACATCGGCCCCCGATGCGGCGCCGCTCGATCAGTATGTCGGCTGGTACCGGCTTGCGCCGAACCGGGTGCTTACGGTCCAGCGCGATGGCGACGGGCTTCAGGTGCAGGAAACCGTACTCGGCCGATCCGCGCTTCTCGCCGAAGGCGCCGATGCATTCTCCATCCGGGGCGACAATCTCCTGATCTTCCTGCGCGACGAGCAGGCGAGGGTGACGCGCGTCCTGCTCCAGACCGCGGTCTCCGGCGCACGCCTCGCGCAGCGGATCGACGCGTCCGTGGCCAGGGCGATCGAAGCGGACTTCGCCCGCCGGATCGCCGAGGTGCCGGATCGCTTCCGCGAACAGGTCCCAGCCGCCGGCGGCAGGGAAGTGATCCTGCGCGGGATCGAGGACATGCGCCGCGGCACGCCGAACTACGATCGGATGAGCGCACCGTTAGCTGCGAAGATCCATCTGAATCTCGACGAGCTGCACGCGACGTTCCTGGCGCTCGGCGCAGTGGAGTCGATCTTCTTCCGCGGCGTCGGCCCGGGCGGCTACGACATCTACGGCGCGAAGTTCGAGAACGGCACGGCGGAATTCCGCCTGCTGCTCGAGCCTGATGGCAAGGCCAGCGACGTGATCTTCCGTCCCGACGGCAATGACGAGCTCGGCGGCATCGTGTCCTGTTCGCAAGAGGCGAGCGTGCGCGGCCGCGCCGGTACGTCGCCGATCAGGATCATGGTCTACAACGAGATGGGCGACGACATTCAGGTCTTCAATCTCGATGCGGACGGCAATCGCAGGACGGAGAACATCGTCAGGGCCAACATGTCGTGGGCTCATACGACCACGGTGAACAGCCCATGGGTCATTGCCGACAAGTCGGGGCGATGCCTGGAGATCCTGGTGCCGGGCCGGCAGACGCGCTTTCACAACGTCGAGGCCGCGACCGTTGGAGCGAAGCCGGGGCGGGCGGCGCGGCGCGCCGTTCCGATCGCCAATGGCGAGGAGATGCTGCGGCGCTACATCGAGGGCGTCGGCAAAGGTGAACCCGACTACGACCACATGACCACTGAAGTTGCCAACATCACGCGCCAGCAGCTTCCGTTCGATCAGGCGATCCTGGCGCGGCTCGGCGCACTGCGTGCGGTCTCGTTCCGCGGCGTCACCGCGCTCGACAGCGATATCTACATCGCCCAGTTCGCCAACGGCTCGGCGGAATGGCGTATCGGCGTCAGGAACGGCACGATCACCAAGATCGCGCTCGGGCCGAATTTCTAGGACTGGCGCGGCGGCCTGTCTGTCACGTCAGGCGGGAGTTTCTTGACTGCCATGTCTCAATCTCTGCTTGCGAGGTTACGTGCTAGATGCTACAGTTCGTAGCATTACGGGTCGTAACCTAGAGCCGCCGTCTGGCGGGCGCGGAGAATTGGGCATTTGCCATGAGCAATTCTGCAAAGGCCGAGGCTGTGTTGGCCCTTCATCGCTTCGGGATGGGGCCGCGACCTGGATCGATCGCCGCTGTCGCGACCGACCCGCGTGGCGCCCTGATCGCCGAGCTCGACCGGCCGCTTGCGCTCAGCGCCGCGGCCGCCCAGCCCTCCAGCGCCAGGGCGTACCGTACCGTCGCCGACGCCAATGCGCGGCGAACGGCGCGCGCCAAGCAGGCCCAGCAGCAGGCGAAGAAGCAGCAGATGGCCGCGGCGCCCACCGTGGCGGATGATCAAAGTCAGGCTGAGGCTCAAACCCAAGGCAAAATCCAGGGACAGGGTCAGGAGAAGGACGCGGCCGAAATGGCGGCGAAGAAGGCGGCCGAAGCCATTCCCGATCCGGGACGCCCGATCTACTTGCAGGAGGCCAAGCTGCGCACCGAGGCCGCGCTCGCCGCCGAGATCGGGTTCGCCGAGCGGCTGGTGTGGTTCTGGTCCAACCATTTCTGCGTCTCCGCCAACAAGATCCAGAGCATGTCCGGCGCCTATGAGCGCGAGGCCATTCGCACCAACGCGCTCGGTCGCTTCGTCGATCTGCTTCAGGCGGTCGAGGGTCACCCGGCGATGCTGTTCTATCTCGACAATCTCGAGTCGATGGGGGCGAACTCGACCGCCGGCATCAACCGCAGCCGCGGCCTCAACGAGAACTTCGCGCGCGAGATCATGGAGCTGCATACGCTCGGTGTACGCACCGGCTACACTCAGGACGACGTCATCAGCTTCGCCAACGTCCTGACAGGCTGGACGCTGGTGCCGCCGGGTGCCGATCCCCAGCACGGCGGCGAGTTTACATTCAATCCACGGCTGCACGAGCCCGGCGGGCAGACCGTGCTCGGCAAGCGCTACGAGCAGGAGGATGTGGAGCAGGGCCGCGCCGTGCTGCGCGACCTTGCCGCGCATCCGGCGACCGCGACTCATGTCGCGACAAAACTCGCGCGCCATTTCGTCGCCGATGAGCCGCCGCCTGTCCTGGTCGAGCAGATGGCGAAGACGTTCCGCGATACCGAAGGCGACCTGAAGCAGGTCGCGATCGCGATGGTGTCGTCGGACGAGGCGTGGCGCGGGCCGCCGTCGAAACTCAAGCGCCCCAGCGAATGGGTCGTCGGCATGATCCGCGCGACCGGCATCACGCAAGTCGATCCGGTGCGCTACACCGGAGGGCAGGAGCTGCTTGGCGAGGGTTTGTGGCGTCCGTCGGCGCCCAAGGGCTATCCGGACGACGAGGCAAGCTGGATCGATGGCGTCGGACGGCGGCTCGACGTCGCCAATTACTTTGCCGAGCGCGTGACGGGCATCACAGACCCGCAGGCAATCATCGATGACGTCTTCGCATCGGAAATCTCATCCGAGGTGAAGCAGGCAGTCGGTCGTGCCGAGAGTCGGCAGCAGGCGCTGGCGCTGTTGTTCATGTCGGCGGATTTTCAGAGGAGGTGAGCATGAGCATCGTCCACCTGCCCACGCGGCGCGAGCTCCTTGTCGGCTCCGGTGCGCTGTTCGCCTGGAGCCAGATGCCGCGGCTCGCGCGGGCCGAGGGGCGTGATCCGCGCCTGCTCGTCATCATCCTCCGCGGTGCCCTCGACGGGTTGGGCGCGGTCGCACCGGTCGGCGATCCCGACTGGATGTCCTTACGTGGCGATCGCGCGCTGGTGCTCGACGGCAAGACGCCCGCGCTGCCGCTCGATTCCTTGTTCGCGCTCAATCCGGCGATGCCGAACCTCTATCGGCTCTACAAGAACAGGCAGGCGTCGATCGTCCACGCCACGGCGACGCCCTATCGCGAGCGCTCGCATTTTGACGGCCAGGACGTGCTCGAAAGCGGCGTCGCCAGACCTGGCGCGACCGGGTCGGGCTGGCTCAATCGCGCATTGCTCGCGCTGGAATCGGGCGGCCGTGTCGACCCGCACGGCAGCCGCGCGCTCGGCATCGGTTCGGTGACGCCGCTCGTGGTGCGTGGCGCGGCGCCCGTGATGACGTGGGTGCCGCAGAAGCTGTTGTCGGCGAGCGCAGACACGCAGAACCGCCTGCTCGATCTCTACCGGCACACCGACCCAAAGCTTGCGAGCGTGCTCCAGGCGCGCATCAAGCTCGCCGCGCTCGATGGTACGCCCGCGATGGGCGATCCAATGTCGGACGATCCAACGCTGGCGCCGCCCGGCATCGCGCGCGTGCGGGCCTATTTTGCCGATGCCGCCGGCACTGCCGCGCGCTATCTCGCCAAGCCGGACGGCCCGCGTGTCGGCGCCATGGGCTTCGTCGGCTGGGATACTCACATTGCGGAAGGTGCCGCCTCGGGCCAGCTCTTCAATCTGCTGGGCGCGCTCGACGGCGCGCTGGCCGCGATCGAGACCAACATGGGCGAAACCTGGCACGAGACCGTGGTCGCTGTGGTCACCGAGTTCGGACGCACCGCGCGCATCAACGGCACGCAGGGAACGGACCACGGCACCGGCACGGTCGCCTTCCTCGCCGGCGGCGCGCTCGCCGGTGGCCGCGTGATCGCGGACTGGCCGGGGCTGAAGCCCGCGCAGCTCCTTGAGGACCGCGACCTCAAGCCTACCATCGATTTGCGCGCCGTGCTGAAGGGACTGCTCAGGGATCATCTGCGCGTCGAGGAGAATCTGCTCGCCAGCGCCGTCTTCCCCGACAGCGCAGACGTCAGGCCGATGGGAGGTCTCGTCGGCTGACGGCGTCAATCTGTCCAATCGGACCGGGTTTCGTGATGTGCACATTGACACAGCGAGAGCTCGATTTC
The DNA window shown above is from Bradyrhizobium sp. CB1650 and carries:
- a CDS encoding DUF1501 domain-containing protein, whose translation is MSIVHLPTRRELLVGSGALFAWSQMPRLARAEGRDPRLLVIILRGALDGLGAVAPVGDPDWMSLRGDRALVLDGKTPALPLDSLFALNPAMPNLYRLYKNRQASIVHATATPYRERSHFDGQDVLESGVARPGATGSGWLNRALLALESGGRVDPHGSRALGIGSVTPLVVRGAAPVMTWVPQKLLSASADTQNRLLDLYRHTDPKLASVLQARIKLAALDGTPAMGDPMSDDPTLAPPGIARVRAYFADAAGTAARYLAKPDGPRVGAMGFVGWDTHIAEGAASGQLFNLLGALDGALAAIETNMGETWHETVVAVVTEFGRTARINGTQGTDHGTGTVAFLAGGALAGGRVIADWPGLKPAQLLEDRDLKPTIDLRAVLKGLLRDHLRVEENLLASAVFPDSADVRPMGGLVG
- a CDS encoding DUF1800 domain-containing protein → MSNSAKAEAVLALHRFGMGPRPGSIAAVATDPRGALIAELDRPLALSAAAAQPSSARAYRTVADANARRTARAKQAQQQAKKQQMAAAPTVADDQSQAEAQTQGKIQGQGQEKDAAEMAAKKAAEAIPDPGRPIYLQEAKLRTEAALAAEIGFAERLVWFWSNHFCVSANKIQSMSGAYEREAIRTNALGRFVDLLQAVEGHPAMLFYLDNLESMGANSTAGINRSRGLNENFAREIMELHTLGVRTGYTQDDVISFANVLTGWTLVPPGADPQHGGEFTFNPRLHEPGGQTVLGKRYEQEDVEQGRAVLRDLAAHPATATHVATKLARHFVADEPPPVLVEQMAKTFRDTEGDLKQVAIAMVSSDEAWRGPPSKLKRPSEWVVGMIRATGITQVDPVRYTGGQELLGEGLWRPSAPKGYPDDEASWIDGVGRRLDVANYFAERVTGITDPQAIIDDVFASEISSEVKQAVGRAESRQQALALLFMSADFQRR
- a CDS encoding M56 family metallopeptidase, whose protein sequence is MIATLAEAALRSFVLGGVVWFGLNLFRVRNPHVHMTAWVVVLLASLAMPFVMHWPTLTIARLPVPTVMPDDLWPADISMLETPQPALPVATGTPVAPPPKSGPSIDWWLVATIVYAGVAGLLLLRLFVGLFLTWRLARAAKPMGCPQMIGADVRISRNVGGPVTFGSTILVPPQFAGWDAKKRLAVLAHEGAHVANCDFYVLLLAALNRAVFWFSPFSWWQLARLAELAEIISDAEAIEVIDDRLSYAEILLDVATSVKPRPVELAMARASTVRARVERIIAAAALPVAVGWRKRLWIAAAIVPAVIVSTGMIAYRTPDPVPAVADLGEAPAQHYRPFVNFYAMGPASVFAIFREGDELYGQITGQRKLRLTVASDGTASYPASFGEITFLLDAERRSSELTLHFNGRDVRASRIAEVPTSAPDAAPLDQYVGWYRLAPNRVLTVQRDGDGLQVQETVLGRSALLAEGADAFSIRGDNLLIFLRDEQARVTRVLLQTAVSGARLAQRIDASVARAIEADFARRIAEVPDRFREQVPAAGGREVILRGIEDMRRGTPNYDRMSAPLAAKIHLNLDELHATFLALGAVESIFFRGVGPGGYDIYGAKFENGTAEFRLLLEPDGKASDVIFRPDGNDELGGIVSCSQEASVRGRAGTSPIRIMVYNEMGDDIQVFNLDADGNRRTENIVRANMSWAHTTTVNSPWVIADKSGRCLEILVPGRQTRFHNVEAATVGAKPGRAARRAVPIANGEEMLRRYIEGVGKGEPDYDHMTTEVANITRQQLPFDQAILARLGALRAVSFRGVTALDSDIYIAQFANGSAEWRIGVRNGTITKIALGPNF
- a CDS encoding BlaI/MecI/CopY family transcriptional regulator, with product MDDRLPELGDLEREVMQLVWAHGPVTAEVVRERLPRRLKESTVRTVLRRLEEKGYARHTVDGRTYVYHAAEPRARVAAKAVQRIVDWFCNGSIEEVLVGMVDNAMLDQQQLRTLADQVAKAKKARGVKKE